In Pseudomonas oryzihabitans, the DNA window CCAGCAGCAGCGGGTGGCCATCGCCCGCGCCCTGGCCATGTCGCCACGGGTGCTGCTGTGCGACGAGATCACCTCGGCACTGGATCCAGAGCTGGTCAACGAGGTGCTTGCCGTGGTCAAACAGCTGGCCCGCGAGGGCATGACCTTGATCATGGTCACCCACGAGATGAGATTCGCCCGCGAAGTGGGCGACAAGCTGGTGTTCATGCACCAGGGCAAGGTGCACGAGAGCGGCCATCCCCAGGAGCTGTTCGCCCGCCCGCAGACACCGGAACTGGCCCAGTTCATCGGTCAGGTGGCCTCCTGAGGCGAAAAACCCTATTTTTTCTGCCACTTTGCGCAACCGTAACCGCTGTGCGCTTGAAGCCATCACCGGCTAGCTGGCACGATGGCGCGGTTTATCGCCGAGAGCCTCCAGATGCAGCCTTCGCCAGCCGAACCCCACGAACTGATCGCCGCCATCGACCTGGGCTCCAACAGCTTTCATATCGTCCGGGCGCGCAATTTCCACGGGGAGATCCGCATCCTTGAGCGGTTGGGCGAAAAGATCCAGCTGGCCGCCGGCCTGGACGAATCGCGCCTGCTCAGCGAAGAGGCCATCCAGCGTGGCCTGGACTGCCTGCGCCGCTTCGCCCAGCTGATCGCCGGCATGCCGCGTGGCGCCGTACGGGTGGTGGGCACCAATGCCCTGCGCGAGGCGCGCAATCGCGCCGAATTCATCCAGCGCGCCGAAGCCGTGCTCGGCCATGCGGTCGAGGTCATTTCCGGTCGCGAAGAGGCCCGCCTCATCTATCTGGGCGTGTCCCACTCCATGCCCGATGTGCCCGGGCGCCGCCTGGTGACCGACATCGGCGGCGGCAGCACCGAATTCATCATCGGCCAGCGCTTCGAGACCCTGCAGCGCGAGAGCCTGCAGATGGGCTGCGTCAGCTTTACCAAGAGATTCTTCGCCGACGGCAAGATCACCGCGGCCCAATATGCGCGTGCCTACACTGCCGCGCGCCTGGAATTGATGAATATCGACCAGGGCCTGCGCGAGATGGGCTGGCACCAGGCTCTCGGCGCCTCCGGTACCATCCGCGCCGTGGCTCTGGCGATCCAGGCCGCCGGCCGTGGCAATGGCGAGATCACCCCGGACGGCATCGAGTGGCTCAAGCGCAAGCTGCTCAAGCAGGGCGACATCAACCTGCTCAACATCGATGGCGTGAAGCCGGATCGGCGCGCCATCCTGCCAGGTGGCCTGGCCATCCTCGAAGCCCTGTTCAAGGCCCTGGAACTGCAGGAGATCCACCTTTCCGAAGGTGCCCTGCGCGAAGGGGTGCTCTACGACATGATCGGCCGGCACAGCCACGAGGACGTCCGCGAACGCACCCTCAAGGGCCTGGCCGAGCGCTACCACGTGGACCAGCGTCACGCCGAGCGCGTGGAAAAGCGCGCGCTCAAGTCCCTGGCCCAGGTCGCCGACGCCTGGGGCCTGACCGACGAGAACCATGCCGAGCTGCTGCGCTGGGGGGCGCGCCTGCACTGTGTGGGCCTGGATATCGCCCACTACCAGTACCACAAGCACGGCGCCTACCTGATCGAGCACTCGGACCTGCCCGGCTTCTCCCGCCGTGACCAGCAAGCCCTGGCACTGCTCGTGCGCGGCCACCGCCGCAACATCCCCCAGGATCGCCTGCAGGAGCTGGGCCCGGAAGGCGAGCCCTTGCTGCGCCTGACCCTGCTGCTGCGCTTCGCCATCCTCTTCCACCACATCCGCCACAAGAGCATTCCGGACGTCCAGCTCAGCGCTGGCGAGCGCAGCCTGGACGTGCAGTTCCCCGACGGCTGGCTGGAGGAAAACCCCCTCACCCAGGCCGACTTCGAGCTGGAAGCCCAGTGGTTGGAGCGGGTGGGGTATCGGTTGAGCGTTCGCTGAGGGGATTTTTCGTAGGTTGGGCTGAGCGGGAGCGAAGCCCAACTGTTGCATGTGCAACTCTGCACCCTAGGTTTTGTAAGTGCCCTGGCTGTTCATCGAGCTTTGCTGATGTTTCTTGTTTCGCCCACCCGGGCGACTCACTTTTTTCAAACGCGGCTGCGCGCCCCGGAAAAAAGTAAGCAAAAACGCTTGCCCTGGACATCCGGCCCTCCGCTGCGCTGCGGGTGACTCGCGTTGCTCGCCCTTCGGGCCAGCCTGCGGCTGTTACTCCGCTACGCTACGTTTCGCTCACGCCAGCGCCGTTCCGGGTCGGCCTACACGAGCCGTCCATGGCCCGTTAGGCCTCTCGCCGCATCCATGCGGCTCGACCCACTCCACGACACTGGCGTTCGCCCTCCTGAACGGGGCGATTCGCCAGCCTGAAAGTGTTGGTTGAAGAGCCCGTAACCCGTAGCGTGGACAACGGCGCAGCCTTGTCCACTGTTTATGATCAAGCTCATCAGTGGAAAACGCTGCGCGGTTTTCCACGCTACACCTGTGAACACCCAAGCCTTAGGCTTGCGCCCCGTCCCCATCAGTGAGGCCGAGTGTAGGTGCCGCTTAGGAGGATGCGAGGCAGGACGCCGAGCAAGGAGCGAGGGGACCCGGAGCGCAGCGGAGGGCCGAAACGTGGGGTGTGCTTTCTTTTGCTTACTTTTCTTTGCACCGGGCGGCGGTCCGCAAGCAAAGAAAAGTAAGTCGCCGGCCAGGCGAAACAAGAGCCGTCAGCAAAACACGATAATCAGCTCTTGCAGTGAAAAGCCAACAGTTGGGCTTCGCTGGCGCTCAGCCCAACCTACGGAACGGCTAGGCCCATGGTGGCATGGGCCCGAAACTCCCTCAGCGGGTATTCACCACCGGACTGGCCAGCCGCTCCAGCAGCGTCGCCTGCACGCTACGGGCGTTCTGGTTGCCAGTGGGCGACTGCCGCACGTAGCTGCCGTCCTCCTGCAGTACCCAGGCCTGGGTGTTGTCGGTGAGGTAGCCTTCCAGCTCCTTCTTGACCCGGCTGATGAGCTTCTTGCCCTCCACCGGGAAGCAGGTCTCGACGCGCATGTCGAGGTTGCGCTCCATCCAGTCGGCGCTGGAGAGATAGAGCTTCTCGTCACCGCCGTTGAGGAAGTAGTAGATGCGGCTGTGCTCCAGGAAGCGGCCGATGATGGAGCGCACCTGGATGTTGTGGGACACGCCCGGTACGCCCGGACGCAGGCAGCACATGCCACGCACCACCAGGTCGATCTTCACCCCGGCCTGGCTGGCCTTGTAGAGGGCGCGGATGACCTTGGGATCGGTGAGGCCGTTGACCTTGGCCATGATCTGCGCCGGACGTCCTTCGCTGGCCGCCACGGCTTCGCGGTTGATCATCTCCAGCAGGTTCTTCTTCAGGGTGAAGGGCGCGTGCAGCAGCTTCTTCATGCGCAGGGTCTTGCCCATGCCGATCAGCTGGTTGAACAGCTTGTGCACGTCCTCGGTGAGGGCCACGTCGGCGGTCAGCAGGCTGTAGTCGGTGTACAGCTTGGCATTGCCGGCATGGTAGTTACCGGTACCCAGGTGGGCATAGCGACGCAGCTCACCGTTCTCGCGGCGCAGGATGAGCATCATCTTGGCGTGGGTCTTGAAGCCCACCACGCCGTAGATGACCACGGCGCCAGCCTGCTGCAGGCGGCTGGCCAGCTGCAGGTTGGATTCCTCGTCGAAGCGGGCGCGCAATTCGATGACCGCGGTCACCTCCTTGCCGCTGCGCGCCGCGTCCACCAGGGCGTCGACGATCTCGGAGTTGGCACCGCTGCGGTAGAGCGTCTGCTTGATCGCCAGGACGTTAGGGTCCTTGGCGGCCTGGCGCATCAGGTCGATCACCGGGGTGAAGGACTCGAAGGGGTGCAGCAGCAGCACATCGAGCTTGCCCAGCACGTTGAAGAGGTTGTCCTTCTTCTGCAGCAGCTTGGGAATGGTCGGCGTGAAGGGGGCGCTCTGCAATTCCGGATGGCTATCCAGCCCGGTGATGGAGAACAGCCGGGTCAGGTTGACGGGACCGTTGACCTTGTACAGCTCGCTTTCGCCCAGATTGAACTGCTTGAGCAGGTAGTCGGTAAGGTGTTTCGGGCAGATGTCCACCACCTCGAGCCGCACCGCATCGCCATAGCGACGCGAGAACAGCTCGCCGCGCAGGGCACGGGCCAGGTCTTCGACATCCTCGGTGTCCACCGAGAGGTCGGCGTTACGGGTCAGGCGGAACTGGAAGCAGCCCTTGACCTTCATGCCGGGGAAGAGATCGTCGGCATGGGCGTGAATCATCGAGGACAGGAAGACGTAGTTGTCCCCGGGACCGGCGACCTCCTCGGGCACCCGGATGATCCGCGGCAGCAGGCGCGGCGCCGGGATGATGGCCAGGCCCGAGTCACGGCCGAAGGCGTCCATGCCCTCCAGCTCGACGATGAAGTTGAGGCTCTTGTTCACCAGCAGCGGAAAGGGGTGGGTCGGATCCAGGCCGATGGGCGTGATGATCGGCGCGATCTCGTCGCGGAAGAACTTGCGCACCCAGGCCTTGATCTTGACGTCCCAGTAGCGCCGCCGGATGAAGCGGATCTGCTGCTCG includes these proteins:
- the ppx gene encoding exopolyphosphatase, whose product is MQPSPAEPHELIAAIDLGSNSFHIVRARNFHGEIRILERLGEKIQLAAGLDESRLLSEEAIQRGLDCLRRFAQLIAGMPRGAVRVVGTNALREARNRAEFIQRAEAVLGHAVEVISGREEARLIYLGVSHSMPDVPGRRLVTDIGGGSTEFIIGQRFETLQRESLQMGCVSFTKRFFADGKITAAQYARAYTAARLELMNIDQGLREMGWHQALGASGTIRAVALAIQAAGRGNGEITPDGIEWLKRKLLKQGDINLLNIDGVKPDRRAILPGGLAILEALFKALELQEIHLSEGALREGVLYDMIGRHSHEDVRERTLKGLAERYHVDQRHAERVEKRALKSLAQVADAWGLTDENHAELLRWGARLHCVGLDIAHYQYHKHGAYLIEHSDLPGFSRRDQQALALLVRGHRRNIPQDRLQELGPEGEPLLRLTLLLRFAILFHHIRHKSIPDVQLSAGERSLDVQFPDGWLEENPLTQADFELEAQWLERVGYRLSVR
- the ppk1 gene encoding polyphosphate kinase 1, with the protein product MSSQGFVETDLQQSATVESTDLTTEAVAPDAAVQPAPVVEAPPAPTVPAANVDDSSLYIHRELSQLQFNIRVLEQALDESYPLLERLKFLLIFSSNLDEFFEIRVAGLKKQIAFAREQAGADGLLPHQALARISEIVHGQVERQYAILNDVLLPALAEQQIRFIRRRYWDVKIKAWVRKFFRDEIAPIITPIGLDPTHPFPLLVNKSLNFIVELEGMDAFGRDSGLAIIPAPRLLPRIIRVPEEVAGPGDNYVFLSSMIHAHADDLFPGMKVKGCFQFRLTRNADLSVDTEDVEDLARALRGELFSRRYGDAVRLEVVDICPKHLTDYLLKQFNLGESELYKVNGPVNLTRLFSITGLDSHPELQSAPFTPTIPKLLQKKDNLFNVLGKLDVLLLHPFESFTPVIDLMRQAAKDPNVLAIKQTLYRSGANSEIVDALVDAARSGKEVTAVIELRARFDEESNLQLASRLQQAGAVVIYGVVGFKTHAKMMLILRRENGELRRYAHLGTGNYHAGNAKLYTDYSLLTADVALTEDVHKLFNQLIGMGKTLRMKKLLHAPFTLKKNLLEMINREAVAASEGRPAQIMAKVNGLTDPKVIRALYKASQAGVKIDLVVRGMCCLRPGVPGVSHNIQVRSIIGRFLEHSRIYYFLNGGDEKLYLSSADWMERNLDMRVETCFPVEGKKLISRVKKELEGYLTDNTQAWVLQEDGSYVRQSPTGNQNARSVQATLLERLASPVVNTR